The window CTAAATCCTTCTGGAAGCTTACTTACAAAATAAGTATGGCTCATCCAGCATGTTGTATCCTTGTCTATTCCATTAAACAGCTTACCATCTGTATTAAGCGTAATGTCATTTTTGCCGTATTCCCTTTGTTCAGCCCTTTCTACACTTCCGCCAAGCATTACGCCCATTAGCTGCATTCCGTAGCAAATACCTAAAATGGGCACGCCTAAATTGAATATTTCCTTGTCACAGAAAGGTGCACCCTCATCAAGTACTGACGCAGGACCACCAGAGAAAATGATACCCTTTGGATTTAAGGATTTTATTTTCTCGATAGATGCATTATAAGGTAAAACCTCACAATACACATTTGCTTCCCTTACTCTTCTTGCAATCAGCTGATTATATTGAGCTCCAAAATCAAGCACTATTATCATTTCATTGTTCAAAAATAACAACCCCTTACATAAAACTTTATAAATTTATGATCTAAATAAGCCCGTCATAATTATTAACCCATTAATCATTTAAATATTATATAGGATTTTGTAGATATATGCAAAGCAAATTTTTAATTGCCTATGTCATGATTTCAAAACATACAATAGTATTAAAACAAACCCTGGCAGGCACTTCCGTTAAGATAATTGAACTTTAGTCCCTGGCACCTGTTTTCTTCTTTCATTTTAGCTTCGATCATATCGTGTATTTTCCACCAACTTGTTCCCCAGTTGCAAAAAAGGGATCTTTCCTTTGGTGCCCGCCCTATTAGCCTCTGTATAACTATTTCAGGCGATAAAAACTCTAGAAAAGCAATAACCCTTTCTATATATTCTTCCAAAGTCACAGGTTTAATAAGTCCTTTTTTGTATAAATCACCCATTCCTGTGCCTTCTAAAATATACATTGAATGGCATTTCACCTGATTTACACCTAAAGCAGATATTATCCTTGCACCCTCTATCACATCATCCATGTTATCCATCGGAAGATCTACAATATAATGAGCACATGTCATGAGTCCGTAATTCTTTATACGGATTGCTGCATCAATAAACTCCGCAAGAAGGTGACCACGGTAAATAGCCTTCAGGGTATGATAATTCACAGTCTGAAGGCCTAGTTCTATAACAATATCAATATTTCTGCTGTTTTTTATGCTCTGCAAAAATGAAAGATAGCTGTCATTTATACAGTCAGGCCTGGTGGAAATGTAGATGGCAGCAACACCTGGCATACATGAGTCGCTGATGTATGCCTTAAATCTTTCCACAGGAAGGTATGTGTTTGTGTAATTTTGAAAATATATAATAAACTTTTCTGCTTTATATTTTTCACCTATATACCTGGAGTTGATTTCTATTTGTTCCCTAACCCCAAGCTGATTTGAAAGGTTTTCAAATCCTGCCCCTTCCTCACCGCAAAAAAGACAGCCCTTCGTTCCTAGTGTGCCATCCCTGTTAGGGCATGTT is drawn from Pseudobacteroides sp. and contains these coding sequences:
- a CDS encoding TIGR01212 family radical SAM protein (This family includes YhcC from E. coli K-12, an uncharacterized radical SAM protein.), whose translation is MYYNKFSDYLKEKYKAKVYKIPINIPVTCPNRDGTLGTKGCLFCGEEGAGFENLSNQLGVREQIEINSRYIGEKYKAEKFIIYFQNYTNTYLPVERFKAYISDSCMPGVAAIYISTRPDCINDSYLSFLQSIKNSRNIDIVIELGLQTVNYHTLKAIYRGHLLAEFIDAAIRIKNYGLMTCAHYIVDLPMDNMDDVIEGARIISALGVNQVKCHSMYILEGTGMGDLYKKGLIKPVTLEEYIERVIAFLEFLSPEIVIQRLIGRAPKERSLFCNWGTSWWKIHDMIEAKMKEENRCQGLKFNYLNGSACQGLF